GATTTCCGCCAGGTGCCAATCCGCGCTGCCGACGGAGCCGAGTTACTTTTAGGGGAAGTTGCGACCATTAACGACGGATTCGAAGAAGGGGAAAAACGGGTCACGTTCAACGGCAAACCGGCATTGTTCGTTGAGGTGCTGCGGACCGGGAAAGGGAGTGCGATCCAAATCTCCGATCAGGTCCGTGAATACGTGCGCAACTCGGGCAGTCGCTTTCCTGATGGAATCAGTCTGTTTGTCTGGGACGACGAATCGATCGCCATCCGTGGCCGCCTGAGCACGCTGGTGCGGTCGTTGTTACAAGGCGGCATTCTCGTGATGATTTTCTTGGGACTTTTTTTGAGGCCAGCATTGGCGTTCTGGATTGTGATCGGTATCCCCGTAGGTTTCGCTGGCGGCTTGATTCTGATGCCTTGGTTTGGGATTACGGCCAACCTGATGAGTCTCTTTGGCTTCATTATTGTCGTGGGAATCGTTGTCGACGACGCAATCGTCACCGGAGAAAACATCTATCAAAAGATCAAAGATGGCGTCCCACCGATGGAAGCCTCGATCGAGGGAACAGTCGAAGTGGCGACACCCGTGACCTTCGGTGCGTTGACAACGATCGTCGCTTTCATTCCCTTGTTGTTTTTTGATGGCATGTGGGGCGATTACGCCAGACAAGTCCCTCCCATTGTTGGGCCCGTCCTGCTATTCTCGTTGATTGAGTCGAAACTGATACTCCCTTCGCACTTGAAGCATCTGCGACGCGAGCCCCGACGGAACTTCTTTGCACGACTCCAAGCGTCGATCGCTGGCGGCCTGGAAACCTTTATTCAACGTGTTTATCAGCCGACTCTGGATTTCGCGGTTCATCATCGCGCCTCGGTAACCGCTGCCTTCGTTAGCGCTGGTTTGTTGATGGCGGGCTATTGCATGAGTGGGCGGATGAAATTTGTGGCGTTTCCGCAGGTGGATACACAACGAATCTCGTGTGATTTGGATATGCCCAACGACACTCCCTTGGAGACGACGCAGCGCTACATGGATCGGATTGAAGCGGCCGTGCACCAACTCAAAGAGGAATACGTCGATCCGGGGAACGGCGAGCCGATCGTGCAGAACATTTCCAAGCTCGTCGGCGCGGCCAGGCTGCATCGAGACTACGATAAATCGCGCGGTGCGATCCGCTTCGAGGTTCTCCAGCCTTCACTGCGGACAGCACCCGGCCCGAAAAACAGTGAATTGGTAACCCGTTGGTCAGAGCTGGTGGGTCCGATCCCCGAAGCATCGGAATTCAGGATTCGGGCAGACTCGGGCATCCGTCACGACCGCGATTACGACAGCGAGAACCTCAACCTCGAACTGCGCGGACCTTCTTCCCCGGAGAAAGCCGAAGTCGCACGGGCGATGCGTAAGATTCTGCAGGAATACGATGCCTTCGCCAGGACTTGGGCCAATGTGAATTACGGGCAGGATGAATTGGAACTGACACTCAAGCCCCAGGCCGCTGAGTTAGGTTTGACGCAACAACTGCTAGCTCAACAGATTCGCCAAGCGTTCTTCGGCGAGGAAGCCCAGCGGTTGCAGCGCGGTGTCGATGACATCCGTGTCATGGTGCGGCTGCCTCGCGAGTATCGGGATTCTCTCCATACGCTTGATCGATTGCGTATCCGCACGCCTCGAGGTGCCGATGTTCCCTTGTCGACGGTGGCCTCGATCGCCTTCAAGAAAGCTCCCTCCCACGTGCAACGCAAGGATGGCGACGAGATCCTGAGAGTAGGTGGACAACCACGAGACGAAACCGTGGACGTGTTGGGGATCGCTGAGGAAATCGGTCCACGATTTGACGCACTCTGCGCGCCCCACAATCTTACCTATCGGTACATTGGCTATGTCGCGGAAGCGGAAGAAGCGCGGAAGAATACCATCGTCGGATCGTCTCTTCTGGCGTTCGTGCTTTATGGCCTCCTGGCAATCGCGCTCAAGTCGATGGGGCAACCTTTCTTTGTCATGTTGGCGGTCCCTTTTGCCATCATTGGAGCCCTGCTGGGGCATATCATTCTTGATATCACCCCCTCCTACTTATCGATCTTCGGCATGCTGGCATTGGCAGGTGTCTCCGTGAATGACACTCTGGTGATGGTCGATTACGTGAACCGACGGAAACGCGAAGGGGCGACACTTCGCCAAGCCGCGCTTGAAGCTGGGGGGCGTCGTTTTCGCCCAATCATGCTGACCTCGATCACGACGTTCGTCGGCCTGATGCCACTATTAATGGATAACTCCCTGCAGGCACAGTTCTTGATTCCTATGGCGGTTTCACTTTCTTTCGGCGTGATGTTCGCCACCATCGTGACACTGTTCCTAATCCCCTGCTCGCTCCTGCTCGCCGACGATTGTCGTCGTCTACTCACCAAGGCAGGTAACTGGTACCTTCGACCTTTCCACAGCACTTCGACTCGAGCGACCGCTGAAATCCGCGCGTGAACGGCACCGTCGCGACGAGCTTTTACCTTGCTGAATAAAGCACTTGCGGTGGTTCCAGAGCAGTCCGTAGTTGCTGGCCATTGACTGCTGCTAGGATCATGACTGCGTTCAACCTGAGAGCAACCGCGCTCAAGGTGAGCGATCCTGATTCGGTGGCCCCATGGAGATTGAAACGGGCCTCAAGGTGCCTCCGAACCCCACAGAACAGGTGGCGGTCGGTGTCACCTCTGCAGTTCTGCACTGGTAGCTTCCGAAGGTCGGGTGATGCAACCGCCAGTAGGAAGAAATCCAAAAAATTTGCGTCGGTCTTCGAATTCAACTTGAAGTGGCTGACATCCAGCGAGATCCGCTAGCCACCTAACGATAGCCTGGCATTCGGTAGATTGCTAAGTCATCAGATTTCCCAACGACGCTGAACCTCAGTTTCGCGGCCATCGGGATGTGATCGAACTGACACCCCTTGATTGCGCCTCTAGCTGCAATATCCCGTCTCCTGGCGCGGTGCTCTACGGTTCGCTATCCAGCTTCAAAGAAATCATCCTCCGCTATGTAAGCTAGAATCTCTAGAAAGGTTTAGACTAAGGGGCCAGGGTTTGAAGTGTGCCGGAGAAATGATGAGAACTATCACTCCCGCTCTTGATGTGCATTCAGGCCGCGATCAGCGTCGATTTTTGGGCCGCTTGCCTAGCTCGCCGTCGAGATCGAAGTTTGCCTCGTTCTTTCCGTCCGTCGACACTTCAAAGGTCAGAGGTGTTTTTTGATAGTTCGTATAGGGCCGAGGAATCGTTTCAGGGGAGTCGACGATTTCGATGTCTCGGTTTTCAGGGTCCAGGTGAGTTTTGCGAGTACTGATCACGATGCGATGATTGCCAACAACGGCACCTTCGCGAGGATCTGTTGCCACCGAACTTAGCTGAAAGTTCCCCTGTTCGTCCGTTTCGCCATTGGAGTAGGGTCCGGCCTCACGACTGTCACCACTCGCTTGTGGCATGAAAACGACACGTGCCCCGCTTACGGGCTGGCCATCGAGCTTCACAGAGCCGGTAACTGGTGCGTACTCAAACTTGGAGTCACTGCAGCCTAGGAACATTGCAAGCACGAGCAGGCTGAGAATAGATCTGGTGACAGTGGGTGCTTTTCGAATCGGTTTCTCGAATTGATTCGCGGCGTGCACAAGCGACCTCGTTTCAGGCTTTGGAGAACGGAGCAAATATTCAATTCTAAAGTCTGTCAACTAACACGAAAGACTAGAGATCGCTAAGGTTGACAAGTTCCTCGCCCGCAATCGTTGCCAAGGCTTCGTAAACGGCACCATCGAGCGACCATGAGATGAATGTCACCGAACCGTCGATCTTCGCCCAGTTTCCTCCGTTACCAGCATGGGTTGAGCCGAACGCCCGATTGCAGGACCAAAGTGGTGCCGTCGTCATATTAGCAAGGCAAAGTTCAACGTCCGCGCTGCGTAGTAGCGGATCGGCGAAGGCTTCGGCTTTATTGCTCCACCGCTGGGTTACTGCCCAGTAGGCAGGGAACGCAGGTTCAGAACGACCTAGCCAATGGTACTCGCCCATGAGCAGCGTGTTGCTGGTACCGTCAACCACATTCTTGAGCCTCTCCGCGGGCATGCCCGGTTGCCCCATGGAGTAAAGCAAGCCTCGTCTTGAAAAGTTCAAATCCTGGAGAACCTGATCCACAGGTGGATTGCTGTTGGGGCCCATCGGGCTCGTCCAGTTTACCCATCCGCCTCCGACAGCATTTTCGGTGATCACTCCAGCCATAGCTTTGTAAGAACTAGCAGCAAGGGCACCACCCCATTCGTTGGCAAAAGCATCTGACGGACAGAGCATCTGCTCCAGCCTTGTGTCGCGGACTTTCTGGTTGATCTTGCCGTTACCATTGGGGTCCCCGACTTCAAAATTGGTTTCCTCATGATCGTACAGGTCGTAGAGAGACTGCTGTTCGAGGTAGGGAAGAATCTCAACGCCCCAGTTGGTGCCATTGCAGTCAAAACTTTTGCACTCAAATGGTATGTCGTTTGCGTTCGTGAAGCCGTACCTACCGTAAGCGACCCCTCCGGGTGGAAACTCTCTCTTAGCAGATTCGTGATTCATGATCGCCAAGGCAAGTTGCTTCAACTGGTTCGTGCACTGGATGCGACGGGCAGCTTCGCGTGCGGACTGCACTGCCGGCAAGAGCAATCCCACGAGAACACCAATAATGGCGATCACCACGAGAAGCTCGACGAGAGTGAACGCGGCCTTGTTTCGGATTGTTTGGCTTGGGCGACGCTGATCCATTATCGAATCCTGAGTACGGGGAGTTAAGAACCGTATGCATCACTTGCAACTCTGTTGCTGATGATCGATTCTAAGTCTTCTATCTTGTTCGCATTGACTCAACTCGGCTTAGCACGGCCCCAGGCACTTCCTCGCAGGCGGACACCAAAACAGCGAAGGAAGCACCTGGAAGTGTGTTTGCGTGCTTATGTCTTCTGCTTAAGAGCTCCGCTTTCTTACGCAGGTTGCCGTCAGCAGACTGCCAAACAGAAGTACAACCGCACTTGGTTCGGGCACACTAGCCACGGCGGGTGCTTGAGCCGTTACCACAGTCATCTCAAGTGAACCTGCCCCGTAGTTGTCGGTGAAGTCGCTGAGGTCACCTACATTCGTATCACGCTGGTAGGCCAGAAAGTCTGCACCGTCAATGTCGTCATCGTTGTCGAAGTCACCGGGGCCTCCGGGGAGCAGAACTACATTGATATCGACTGCTCCGTTGACGCCATTGCCAATGATCTTATTCGCGTCGACGTAATTTTGGATGACCGCTTCAAAGTTACCAGGCAGCGTTAGCTCGCCAGTTCCTTGAATATCTATCACCGAGCCGTCCTGAATGGAGCCGAGGCGAGGTGATCCACTGACTTCGCCTGCATCAATGTTGTTAAGATTAAGTGATCCACCACTAAGAATATTGACGGTCGCCGTTCCCAGTGAGGGATCCACAGCGTTCAGAGTACCGAGACCAAGGATACCGCCGGTCTGATTGAGCGTACCGCTGATATTAATTTCACCTTGCTGGAAAACACCCCACCAGAGGTGACTGGCCACATTGACCGTGCCACCAGTGTTAATGTTGAGCAGGCCTAAGGAGTTCGTTCCTACAAGATCTCTCGCGACCCATAAAATCCTGCCGACGTTCACTTCGCCGCCATCGTTGACATTCATCGTGGCAACAACATCAAAGCCATTGTTGCCAACATGAATGTCTTCGGTGGCTGTTAGAACGCCTCCATTATTGACATCGACAATACCAGACTCGTCGACGCCAATACGCAAGCGGAGAACATCTGGAACATCGGAGTCGACGGTCACTGTGTTGTTGCCGAAGTTCACCCGAGTTTCGTCACCAGGACCAGGGAGCGAGCCCGGCGGGTTGCCCGGGCCGTTGTTTGGGTTTAGTCCCCAGCCGGGACTGGTTCCGTCGGTGACGTCTGTCCAATTCCCATCAAGGCGAAATCGATAAACGTCTTGGGCATTCGAAGTCTCAGTCACCGTGAAGGTCGCCACGATGAATGCAGTAACGAGGCTCAATTTGAACGTGCGTGCTAACATTTCTACTCTCCCTCTCAGATCAAATATGCGGAACGCTTGGGGTTGTTGATTTCCAGAACTGTGATCTTTCACGGTTTTGGATTCTCACTGGCTTGAATCTGGCTCGTGTCGAGTAGACAAGTTGCCACGCCGAACGGTCGAGTCCGACGTGGCAGCTGTCATAGGTCGCCAGGCTAAGCTGCCCCAATAGCCGGGCATTACTCCCATCTTGCTTGAACGGTTTGAGCTCGCTTTGGAAAAGTCATTGTCGAGCGAGCGCGACGTGATCAGTCATGTCAATAATCCAGAATATACCAAATATGGTCTATTCGTCAAGCATTCTCCAATTCAATTCCTGCATTTATTTGAAATCCCTTGTTTCAAGCCATTTTTTAACACTGCTCGCATTGCCTTGCTAACCAGATGTTCGCCCTCTATGATGGTCAGTGTACCAAATTTGGTACATTTTGAGGCCGTCAAATAGTTCTCCTCTGGGTGATACTCAAATGATTACCGCCGCTGTTCCGAAGCTCTTTTTTTTGTTGAGTCTCTATCTGGCGCTCGTGACCACGGCCTTTGGGGACGTCCCCATGCCGAATGTCGCTAGGCCGAATATTGTGCTGATCCTCGTTGACGACATGGGGTACGGCGATCCTGCCTGCTTCAACTCAGAATCCAAAATACCGACACCAAATATTGATACGATCGCGCAGGCAGGCATGCGATTCACCGATGCGCACGCTCCTGGCCCGCTTTGTCACATGTCACGGTATGGGCTGCTAACGGGACGCTATCCGTTCCGGACTGATGTCACCATTTGGCCGAAGAAACCGTTGGTCGCCCCCGGCCAAACGACACTCGCATCACTAGCTAAACAAGAAGGCTACGCGACAGCAATGGTTGGGAAGTGGCATTTGGGCTTTGACGAGCAGGGATACGATCGGCCACTGCGCGGCGGACCCGTCGATTGCGGGTTCGATCGCTTTTTCGGAATACGTGCGTCCACAGACATCCCGCCTTACTTTTACATTCGCGACGATCAGGCCGTTTCGCCACCCACTGAATACATCGCTGCAAGCAACAGCGAGGACTGGTCGCCTATTCAAGGGAAGTTTTGGCGGGCCGGTGGGATTGCTCCTGACTTGCAGTTAGAGGATGTATTACCTCGTTTTACTGACGAAGCAATTGCTGCCATTAAAGGGCATCAAGAGAGAAGTACCTCCGTCGATCAACCGTTGTTGCTTTATCTCGCCTACCCTGCACCTCATACGCCGTGGCTTCCGGATGAAGAGTTCTTGGGAAAGAGCGGGGCTGGAACCTACGGCGATTTCGTCGCGATGGTCGATGCTGAGATCGGTCGAGTGCTGAAAGCTCTCGACGAAGCAAACATGGCCGAAGATACGTTGCTGGTCTTCACCTCCGACAATGGGCCGGCGTGGCGAGCAAAGGATGTCGCCCGTTTCGGGCACGAGTCCGCCGGCAAGTTTCGTGGCATGAAGGGTGATGCGTGGGAGGGTGGGCATCGTATGCCAATGATTGTGCGGTGGCCGGGTCGCATTGAGCCAAACACAACTAGCGACCAACTCGTGTGCTTCACCGATTTTCTTGCGACCTTTGCTGACGTGATGGGAACGCAATTGCCTGTCCGAGCGGGTCCGGACAGCGTCAGTTTCCTTCCTGCACTGTTGGGTCGCTCTGGAGACCACAATGCTATGCGGCAGCAACTGGTGATACAGGCTGGCAGCTTGCCGTCGATGATGACGATTCGGCACGGAGCTTGGAAACTAATCACGCAACTTGGCTCGGGCGGATTCACCAAGCCAAAGTACATTTCTCCTCAGCCAGATGGTCCGAATGGTCAGCTATACAATCTTGAGGTTGATCCTGGTGAGGCCGACAATCTCTACCAAGCTCATCCAGAAAAAGTTGCCCAGCTAGCGAGCCAGTTGGAAGAAGCTGTCGACAAGGAAGCGTCTGGGACTCAGAGAGCTATCGAAGGAGACGTCGTCGACAGTAGCACACTGACAGGTAAAGTCATCTGTGGCTACCAAGGTTGGTTCAACTGCGAAGGGGACGGGGCCGATTTGGGTTGGTTTCACTGGGCTCGAGGCGAAGAGTTGACCCCGGAAACCGTAAAGGTCGATTTGTGGCCAGACGTTTCCGAGTTTGATGCCGACGAATTGTTTGCTACCGGGTTCAAACATGCTGATGGTAGTAGCGCTAAGGTTTTTAGCAGTAGAAATCAGAAGTCCGTCGCTAGACACTTTCGATGGATGCAGCAGTATGGAATCGACGGTGCTTTCCTACAAAGATTCGCTTCAGAATTGCCGCACAAACGCCGGCTGGAGAATCGCAACGTTGTTCTTGATAATGTTCGAAGGGGAGCGAAACAGGCCGGCAGAACTTACGCGGTGATGTATGATCTCTCCGGCCTGAAAGCTGGTGAAGTAAAGATTGTTCAAGAGGATTGGGCAACCCTCCGCAGGACGTTAAACCTGACAAAAGACAAAGCTTACCAACATCACGAGGGAAAACCTGTGGTGGCCGTGTGGGGTGTTGGTTTCGGCACGGAACTAAAACCCCGCGAGTATTCGCTCAAAGAGTGCCGCGAGCTGGTTGAATTTCTAAAAGCGGACGGTTGCAGTGTGATGCTAGGCGTCCCTACAGGGTGGCGTAAATTGGAACGAGACGCTAATTCCAATTCTAAACTTCACGAGGTTCTGCAACTGGCAGACATTGTGAGCCCTTGGACCGTGGGTCGCTATCGCAACCAGGAAGAGGTTGCCCGCCACGCAAAAGAATATTGGCGGATCGATAATCGTTGGTGCAAGCAGCGGGATCTGGATTACATGCCCGTTATCTTCCCTGGGTTCAGTTGGCACAACCTACATGGTGGCGATCTTGATCAAATTCCGAGGCAGAAAGGCGAATTTCTTTGGTCGCAAATCCTTGCGGTCAAGAAGGCACGCTGTGATATGCTTTACGTGGCAATGTTCGATGAAGTCGATGAAGGGACCGCGATCTTCAAATGCACGAATGATCCCCCGAGAGCTAATGGTGGTAAGCTCATCGACTATGAAGGGCTGCCGAGCGACTTCTACCTCGACTTGGTCGGCAAAGCGGGGAAGGTTTTGCGGGGCGAAATCCCACAGACGAAAGAGATCCCGTAAACTCTTGATCTCTTGAAGCCCATCGACGGCCCAAATAGGGCATCTTATCTCTTGGAGTAAAGTATGCGTAAAGGATCACTGAAACTGCTGTTCCTCTGGGTCATTCTAATCGCAACAGACGCGTCAATAGTTTTCGGGGACGCAGACGGCAGGCGTCCGAACATTGTGTTCATCTTTTCCGATGACCACGCGCCTCATGCCATCGGCGCCTACGACGGTTGGTTAAAATCCATCAATCCCACGCCTAACATCGACCGGCTGGCCTCAAGGGGGATGCTGTTCGAGAAGAGCTTCTGCACGAACTCGCTCTGTGGACCCAGCCGCGCGGTGATCCTGACCGGCAAGCACAGCCACATCAACGGTTTTACGAATAACTCGACGCGCTTCAATGGTGACCAGCAGACGTTTCCGAAGCTGCTACGAGCAGAAGGTTACCAGACGGCCATCTTCGGCAAGTGGCATCTGCAAAGCGATCCGCAAGGCTTCGATGTGTGGAAGATTCTCCCCGGGCAAGGGCTCTACTATAACCCCGACTTTTTGACGCCTGAAGGCAAGACACGCGTTGAAGGCTACTGCACGGACATCGTTACGGACATGACACTTGAGTGGCTAACGAAAGAGCGGGATAAGGACAAGCCGTTCATGGTGATGTGCCAGCACAAGGCTCCACACCGTTGCTGGATGCCACCACCAAGGTATCTCAATCTTTACGACGATATCGATATCCCTGAACCCGCTACGCTTTTCGATCAGTGGGAGGAGAACGCATCGCCGGCTCGCAAACAGGAAATGGAAATTGATCGGCACTTAGATCCTCACTATGACCTGTTCCTCAATCTCACGCCCGATTTTTCTGGAGAAGCGATTCAGAAACGGCAGGATAAATCGGCGCTTGAAAACATAAAACGGTTTTCGCCCGAGCAACTCAAAGTTTGGAGAAAGGCTTACGGTCCTAAGGACGAAGCTTTTCATGCTCAAGACCTCAAGGGCAAGGACCTTATCAGGTGGAAGTATCAGCGATACGCGAAAAACTATCTCCGCTGCATTAAGGGTGTGGATGATTGCGTCGGCAGAGTCGTGGCGACCTTAGAGAAGAACGGGTTGGCTGAAAACACGGTTGTGATCTATTCGTCTGACCAAGGTTTTTTCGTGGGTGACCACGGCTGGTATGACAAACGTTGGATGTACGAAGAATCGCTGCAGATGCCTCTCATCGTGAGCTGGCCCGGCCAGATCGAGACTGGTTCGAATTGCCAAGCGATGGTTCAGAACTTGGACTACGCCGAGACCTTTCTCGAACTCGCCGGAGCGTCCGTTCCGGACGACATGCAGGGTGCCTCGCTCGTGCCTTTGCTTAAAGGAGAGACTCTCAAGGCGTGGCGCGACAGCATTTACTATCACTACTACGAGCACCCTTCATTCCATATGGTCGCGCGGCATTACGGGATTCGCACCGAGCGATACAAGCTGATGCACTTCTACGAGGTGGGTGAGTGGGAGTTTTATGACTTGCTAGAAGACCCCGATGAACTGACCAACCAATATGGAAATACCGCTTACGCTGCAATCATCGGGCAACTGAAACTACAGTTGGCCGATCTCCGTGCCCGCTACAAGGACGAGACAGGTGTCTCTGTGGTAGGGAAGTAACACGATTCATCTCGCGTACAGAAAACTTCGACAGTACTGGTCAAATCGAAATGAAGTTTTGGATCTATTGCTGTTTGTTGCAGGTTGCGGTGGCCAGCCTCTCATACGACTGTCCTGCAGAAACGCAGCAGCCAAACGTTCTGTTCTTCGCCTTGGACGATCTCAATGACTGGGTTGGTCCCTTAGCGCACCGTCAGGCGGTCACGCCGAATATGGATCGCCTAGCGAGCAGAGGCGTTACGTTTACTAACGCCCATACCGCGGGAATCTTCTGCGCACCTTCCCGCTCGGCCATTTTCACTGGGCAGCACGCGCATAACACAGGTTGCTACACGACTCAGGTTTATTTCCACCACCGTCCTGAGATTACTCCGCTGCAGCAGGTGCTGCAGGAGGCAGGTTATGCGACCTATGGTGCTGGCAAACTCTTTCATCACCCGGCTGGTTTTATTGATCGGCGTGGCTGGGATGAGTTTTTCTTGCGAAGCGAAGATCTCAAGCAGCGGGGGTGGCCGTTGGATAGCTGGACAGTCGACAGCCCTGCCCTGCCCCAGCCTTATCCGAACAGCATCTTCAATCACGATCGGGCTCCTGCGAACGGATTCTTTCTTGAGTGGGGAAAGGTACCCAATGAAAAAGAAGAACTGATGGCGGACACCATCCGCACGAACTGGGCATGCGGACTCTTGAAGCGAAGACATGATCAGCCGGTATTCGTGGCGGTTGGACTCTACACTCCTCACTTTCCGAATTACGCTCCAGCAAAGTACTTTGATCTTTACGATCCTAAGAAGATCGAGCTGCCAGCCTACCGTGCCGACGACTTGGAAGACCTACCGCCGAAGGTGCGTAAAGCGAAAGAGGCACGAGCAGCACATCACAAACGCCTAGAAAGTCTAAATGCGGTCGACGACGCGATCCACGGA
The genomic region above belongs to Lacipirellulaceae bacterium and contains:
- a CDS encoding sulfatase, encoding MKFWIYCCLLQVAVASLSYDCPAETQQPNVLFFALDDLNDWVGPLAHRQAVTPNMDRLASRGVTFTNAHTAGIFCAPSRSAIFTGQHAHNTGCYTTQVYFHHRPEITPLQQVLQEAGYATYGAGKLFHHPAGFIDRRGWDEFFLRSEDLKQRGWPLDSWTVDSPALPQPYPNSIFNHDRAPANGFFLEWGKVPNEKEELMADTIRTNWACGLLKRRHDQPVFVAVGLYTPHFPNYAPAKYFDLYDPKKIELPAYRADDLEDLPPKVRKAKEARAAHHKRLESLNAVDDAIHGYLACISYADAMLGRLLDSIESGPNAQNTIVVLWSDHGYHHGEKFDWGKHTLWERTSNVPLIWAGPGMSRGATVDATVSLVDMFPTLTELCTAKDELGRDGVSLVPALQNPSSADDRNVVVPGMKPHEYAVVNQRWRYIRYADETEELYEIRKDPNEWDNLAALSEYKGVMKKLRKVGPQSFVSPGPDRAKLKLVVGGSNFHWTTKE
- a CDS encoding sulfatase — protein: MRKGSLKLLFLWVILIATDASIVFGDADGRRPNIVFIFSDDHAPHAIGAYDGWLKSINPTPNIDRLASRGMLFEKSFCTNSLCGPSRAVILTGKHSHINGFTNNSTRFNGDQQTFPKLLRAEGYQTAIFGKWHLQSDPQGFDVWKILPGQGLYYNPDFLTPEGKTRVEGYCTDIVTDMTLEWLTKERDKDKPFMVMCQHKAPHRCWMPPPRYLNLYDDIDIPEPATLFDQWEENASPARKQEMEIDRHLDPHYDLFLNLTPDFSGEAIQKRQDKSALENIKRFSPEQLKVWRKAYGPKDEAFHAQDLKGKDLIRWKYQRYAKNYLRCIKGVDDCVGRVVATLEKNGLAENTVVIYSSDQGFFVGDHGWYDKRWMYEESLQMPLIVSWPGQIETGSNCQAMVQNLDYAETFLELAGASVPDDMQGASLVPLLKGETLKAWRDSIYYHYYEHPSFHMVARHYGIRTERYKLMHFYEVGEWEFYDLLEDPDELTNQYGNTAYAAIIGQLKLQLADLRARYKDETGVSVVGK